In one window of Nocardia brasiliensis DNA:
- a CDS encoding MFS transporter — MSAAIEEGVRAVAAPARTARATVLAAAMLTVMAPAVIAPSLPAMREVFAGVAGADVLVRLVLTITSLAIGLTAPLAGMIADRIGRKPLLVTSLALFAVAGVAGFFVDSIGVLLVTRALVGVAVGGIMTAVSATITDWFEGPKRAAFLGLQQAFASIGGVMFLPLAGLLAASNWQAPFWIYAVSLAILPFALFTLREQRRDQASGVVDAGPSRSNILRPIAGLYLLAFLVTLAFYMAPTQLPFLLAELGTGPAVVGMVIAATTLSSVLGALAFSPVRVRWAPSTVTAVSVALLGFGWVLVGTAGAVAQVVAGLLVGGFGVGLAVPNLNLRLSDLAPAATRGRILSGLVTGIFLGQFVSPLIVQPLIRATGIGGAFLWTGLAMTAGAALALPLFRKAK, encoded by the coding sequence ATGAGCGCCGCGATCGAGGAGGGGGTTCGGGCGGTGGCCGCACCGGCGCGCACCGCCCGTGCCACTGTGCTGGCCGCCGCGATGCTGACCGTGATGGCCCCGGCGGTCATCGCGCCGAGTCTGCCCGCCATGCGGGAGGTCTTCGCCGGGGTGGCGGGCGCGGACGTGCTGGTGCGGCTGGTGCTGACCATCACCTCGCTGGCCATCGGCCTCACCGCGCCGCTGGCGGGCATGATCGCCGACCGGATCGGGCGTAAGCCGTTGCTGGTCACCAGCCTGGCGCTGTTCGCCGTGGCGGGTGTCGCAGGCTTCTTCGTCGACTCGATCGGCGTGCTGCTGGTGACGCGGGCGCTGGTCGGTGTCGCGGTCGGCGGCATCATGACGGCGGTCAGCGCCACGATCACCGACTGGTTCGAGGGGCCGAAGCGAGCCGCATTCCTCGGGCTGCAACAGGCTTTCGCCAGTATCGGCGGCGTTATGTTCCTGCCGCTGGCCGGATTGCTGGCCGCATCGAATTGGCAGGCGCCGTTCTGGATCTACGCCGTCTCCCTCGCGATCCTGCCGTTCGCGCTGTTCACCTTGCGAGAGCAGCGACGCGACCAGGCTTCCGGTGTGGTCGACGCGGGTCCGTCGCGGTCGAACATCCTTCGCCCGATCGCCGGACTGTATCTGCTCGCCTTCCTGGTGACCCTCGCCTTCTACATGGCACCCACCCAATTGCCTTTCCTGCTGGCCGAACTCGGCACGGGCCCGGCTGTGGTCGGGATGGTGATCGCGGCCACGACCCTGAGCAGTGTTCTTGGCGCCCTTGCCTTCTCACCGGTTCGAGTGCGGTGGGCGCCCAGCACCGTCACCGCTGTGAGCGTCGCGCTGCTCGGCTTCGGCTGGGTGCTCGTCGGCACCGCCGGTGCGGTGGCGCAGGTGGTCGCCGGACTGCTGGTGGGCGGCTTCGGTGTCGGCCTCGCCGTCCCCAATCTGAACCTGCGCCTGAGCGACCTCGCGCCCGCCGCGACCCGCGGCCGGATCCTCAGCGGCTTGGTCACCGGCATCTTTCTCGGCCAGTTCGTCTCCCCACTCATCGTCCAGCCGCTCATCCGAGCGACCGGCATCGGCGGCGCGTTCCTCTGGACCGGCCTCGCCATGACCGCGGGCGCGGCCCTCGCCCTGCCGCTGTTCCGTAAAGCCAAGTAA
- a CDS encoding SulP family inorganic anion transporter: MSTDTDPALRTLPRTAALPGFLATIGRHDLPASIVVFLVALPLSLGVAVASGAPVAAGLIAAVVGGVVAGLLGGSAVQVSGPTASLTVVVAESVHHFGWAATCFITAGAGVLQILFGLSRIARGALAIAPVVVHALLAGIGVIIALQQVHVLLGGASLSSSFDSLVQLPHQLRSVHSGDLVIGLVVIVILVGWRFLPRQVRSVPGPLVAVVVATVLSLVLPAHVERLVLNGSLLDSIGLPAVPSGTWTAVALTMVTIALIASVETLLSAVAVDKLRPGSAANLDRELIGQGTANTVSGLLGGLPIAAVIVRSITNANAGAQTRAATVLHGIWILVFAVAFAGLVQQIPKAALAGLLILIGVQLVKLAHIRLARRTGELYVYVATVLSVVFLNLLVGMVIGLMLSFALLLWRVVKVTIVAAPVAGTRRWVVTIDGSCTFLALPKLSAEFAKVPADADVTVEMTVDFLDHAAYERITEWAARRETEGGSVEFVEIGSARMATAIAGPPERGHSRKVLDQAIGPWRRTGNREDPIAAGIAAYHRGHAHLMRPHLAGLRHRPDADTFFLTCADARVVPNVITNSGPGDLFTVRNVGNLVPTASSDVSVEAALIYALEKLDVRAVVVCGHSGCGAMEALYRDVRTGPGLGDWLAYARPSLERYRLGHPVAEAAALAGFGAVDQLGMVNVAVQLETLHAHPAVRQGIEERGVAVSGLFFDLATARVIEVTVDGIAEFDDEGRRVAAQPV, translated from the coding sequence ATGTCCACCGACACCGATCCCGCACTACGGACGTTGCCGCGCACTGCCGCTCTACCTGGTTTTCTGGCCACCATCGGCCGGCACGATCTGCCCGCTTCGATCGTCGTTTTCCTTGTCGCACTGCCCCTTTCCCTCGGCGTCGCGGTCGCCTCCGGTGCGCCGGTCGCCGCCGGGCTGATCGCCGCAGTGGTCGGCGGTGTGGTCGCCGGTCTGCTGGGTGGTTCCGCGGTGCAGGTCAGCGGGCCGACCGCCAGTCTCACCGTGGTCGTCGCCGAGAGCGTGCACCATTTCGGCTGGGCCGCCACGTGTTTCATCACCGCGGGGGCCGGTGTGTTGCAGATCCTGTTCGGGCTCAGTCGAATAGCGCGGGGCGCGCTGGCCATCGCGCCGGTGGTGGTGCATGCGCTGCTCGCGGGGATCGGCGTGATCATCGCCCTGCAGCAGGTGCACGTGCTGCTCGGCGGCGCCTCGCTCAGCTCCTCGTTCGACAGCCTCGTGCAGCTGCCGCACCAGCTGCGGTCGGTGCACAGCGGCGACCTGGTGATCGGCCTGGTGGTGATCGTCATCCTGGTCGGCTGGCGGTTCCTGCCGCGCCAGGTCCGGTCGGTGCCCGGCCCGCTGGTCGCGGTGGTGGTCGCGACCGTGCTGTCGCTGGTCCTGCCCGCGCACGTGGAACGGCTGGTGCTCAACGGTTCGCTGCTCGACTCGATCGGTTTGCCCGCGGTGCCATCTGGCACCTGGACGGCGGTCGCGCTGACCATGGTGACCATCGCGCTGATCGCCAGCGTGGAGACCCTGCTCTCGGCGGTGGCCGTGGACAAACTGCGACCCGGCAGCGCGGCCAACCTGGACCGGGAACTGATCGGTCAGGGCACCGCCAACACCGTCTCCGGCCTGCTCGGCGGTCTGCCGATCGCGGCGGTGATCGTCCGCAGCATCACCAACGCCAACGCGGGCGCGCAGACCAGGGCCGCGACCGTGCTGCACGGGATCTGGATCCTGGTGTTCGCGGTCGCGTTCGCCGGGCTGGTGCAGCAGATCCCGAAGGCGGCGCTGGCGGGGCTGCTGATCCTGATCGGCGTGCAATTGGTCAAGCTGGCGCACATCCGACTGGCCCGGCGCACCGGCGAACTCTACGTCTATGTCGCGACGGTACTGAGCGTGGTGTTCCTGAATCTGTTGGTGGGCATGGTGATCGGGCTGATGCTCTCGTTCGCGCTGCTGCTGTGGCGGGTGGTCAAGGTGACGATCGTGGCCGCGCCGGTGGCCGGAACGCGGCGCTGGGTGGTCACGATCGACGGCTCCTGCACCTTCCTCGCGCTGCCGAAGCTGTCCGCGGAGTTCGCCAAGGTGCCCGCCGATGCCGATGTCACCGTCGAGATGACCGTGGACTTCCTCGATCATGCCGCCTATGAACGGATCACCGAGTGGGCCGCCCGCCGCGAAACCGAAGGCGGTTCAGTCGAATTCGTCGAGATCGGCAGCGCCAGGATGGCCACGGCGATTGCGGGGCCGCCCGAGCGCGGTCACTCCAGGAAGGTCCTCGATCAGGCGATCGGGCCGTGGCGCCGGACCGGCAACCGGGAAGACCCGATCGCGGCGGGCATCGCCGCCTATCACCGCGGGCACGCGCACCTGATGCGGCCGCACCTGGCGGGCCTGCGGCATCGTCCCGACGCCGACACGTTCTTCTTGACCTGCGCCGACGCGCGCGTCGTGCCGAACGTCATCACCAACAGCGGCCCCGGTGACCTGTTCACCGTGCGCAATGTGGGCAATCTGGTGCCCACCGCGAGCAGCGACGTTTCGGTGGAGGCCGCGCTGATCTACGCGTTGGAGAAGCTGGACGTGCGCGCGGTGGTGGTCTGCGGGCATTCCGGCTGCGGCGCGATGGAGGCGCTGTATCGCGACGTGCGGACCGGGCCGGGTCTGGGGGATTGGCTGGCCTACGCCCGGCCCAGCCTCGAGCGCTACCGGTTGGGGCATCCGGTGGCCGAGGCGGCGGCGCTGGCCGGGTTCGGTGCGGTGGATCAGCTCGGCATGGTGAACGTCGCGGTGCAGCTCGAGACGTTGCACGCCCATCCCGCCGTCCGGCAGGGGATCGAGGAGCGCGGCGTCGCGGTGTCGGGTCTGTTCTTCGATCTGGCCACCGCCCGGGTGATCGAGGTGACGGTGGACGGCATCGCGGAGTTCGACGACGAGGGGCGCCGTGTCGCCGCACAGCCGGTGTGA
- the thrS gene encoding threonine--tRNA ligase — protein sequence MTTSARNSPVTVVVQAGTTAGAAVREAGLPTKGPDTIVVVRDAEGLKDLSWTPDTDVEVQAIAADTEDGRSVIRHSAAHVLAQAVQQEFPEAKLGIGPPIKDGFYYDFQVDKPFTPEDLAKLESRMKKIVKGAQRFSRRVVEVEDARVELAKEPFKLELISDKSGIDDPEVMEVGGKELTIYDNLDPRTGERVWGDLCRGPHIPTTKFIPAFKLTRSSAAYWRGDQDREGLQRIYGTAWESQEALEEYLHLLAEAERRDHRKLGLELDLFSFPDELGSGLPVFHPKGGIIRKEMEEYSRRRHVAAGYEFVNTPHITKGHLFEVSGHLDWYRDGMFPAMHLDAELNEDGTVRKPGQDYYVKPMNCPMHNLIFRARGRSYRELPLRLFEFGSVYRYEKSGVMHGLTRVRGMTQDDAHIYCTKEQMHAELSSTLEFVLGLLKDYGLDDFYLELSTKDPKKFVGSDEIWAEATETLSKVASASGLELVPDPGGAAFYGPKISVQARDALGRTWQMSTIQLDFNLPERFDLEYTASDGTKQRPVMIHRALFGTIERFFGVLTEHYAGAFPAWLAPVQVVGIPVAEAFAPHLDQVIERLRDEGIRAQVDRSDDRMQKKIFNNTAQKVPFMLLAGERDVAAGAVSFRFRDGTQVNGVPVADAVATIVAWIRHRENASPTAEGFEIKGAG from the coding sequence GTGACCACCTCAGCCCGCAACAGCCCGGTGACTGTCGTTGTACAGGCCGGGACGACGGCGGGCGCCGCGGTGCGCGAGGCCGGGTTGCCGACCAAGGGGCCGGACACCATCGTGGTGGTGCGCGACGCCGAGGGCCTCAAGGACCTGTCCTGGACCCCGGATACCGACGTCGAGGTGCAGGCGATCGCCGCGGACACCGAGGACGGCCGCAGTGTCATCCGGCATTCCGCGGCCCACGTGCTGGCGCAGGCGGTGCAGCAGGAGTTCCCCGAGGCCAAGCTCGGCATCGGCCCGCCGATCAAGGACGGCTTCTACTACGACTTCCAGGTCGACAAGCCGTTCACCCCGGAGGATCTGGCCAAGCTGGAATCCCGGATGAAGAAGATCGTCAAAGGCGCGCAGCGGTTTTCGCGCCGCGTGGTCGAGGTCGAGGACGCCCGCGTCGAGCTGGCCAAGGAGCCGTTCAAGCTGGAGCTGATCAGCGACAAGTCCGGGATCGACGATCCCGAGGTGATGGAGGTCGGCGGCAAAGAGCTGACCATCTACGACAACCTGGATCCGCGCACCGGCGAACGGGTGTGGGGCGACCTGTGCCGCGGCCCGCACATCCCGACCACCAAGTTCATCCCGGCGTTCAAGCTCACCCGCAGCTCGGCCGCCTACTGGCGCGGTGACCAGGACCGGGAGGGCCTGCAGCGCATCTACGGCACCGCGTGGGAATCGCAGGAGGCGCTCGAGGAGTACCTGCACCTGCTGGCCGAGGCCGAGCGCCGCGACCACCGCAAGCTCGGGCTGGAACTCGATCTGTTCAGCTTCCCCGACGAGCTCGGCTCGGGCCTGCCGGTGTTCCATCCCAAGGGCGGCATCATCCGCAAGGAGATGGAGGAGTACTCGCGGCGCAGGCATGTGGCGGCGGGCTACGAGTTCGTCAACACCCCGCACATCACCAAGGGCCACCTGTTCGAGGTCTCCGGTCACCTGGACTGGTACCGCGACGGCATGTTCCCGGCGATGCACCTGGACGCGGAGCTGAACGAGGACGGCACCGTCCGCAAGCCCGGCCAGGACTACTACGTCAAGCCGATGAACTGCCCGATGCACAACCTGATCTTCCGCGCGCGTGGCCGGTCGTATCGGGAACTTCCGTTGCGGCTGTTCGAATTCGGCTCGGTGTACCGCTACGAGAAGTCCGGCGTCATGCACGGCCTGACCCGGGTGCGCGGCATGACCCAGGACGACGCGCACATCTACTGCACCAAAGAGCAGATGCACGCCGAGCTGAGCAGCACACTGGAGTTCGTGCTCGGTCTGCTGAAGGACTACGGTCTCGACGACTTCTACCTCGAGCTGTCCACCAAGGACCCGAAGAAGTTCGTCGGCTCCGACGAGATCTGGGCGGAGGCCACCGAGACGCTGTCCAAGGTGGCCTCGGCCTCCGGTCTCGAGCTGGTGCCCGACCCGGGCGGCGCCGCGTTCTACGGCCCGAAGATCTCCGTGCAGGCCAGGGACGCGCTGGGCCGCACCTGGCAGATGTCGACCATCCAGCTCGACTTCAACCTGCCGGAACGGTTCGATCTGGAGTACACCGCCTCCGACGGCACCAAGCAGCGGCCGGTGATGATCCACCGCGCGCTGTTCGGCACGATCGAACGCTTCTTCGGCGTGCTCACCGAGCATTACGCGGGCGCGTTCCCGGCGTGGCTGGCCCCGGTACAGGTCGTCGGCATCCCGGTCGCGGAAGCCTTTGCGCCGCACCTGGATCAGGTGATCGAGCGGTTGCGCGACGAGGGCATCCGGGCGCAGGTGGATCGCAGCGACGACCGGATGCAGAAGAAGATCTTCAACAACACCGCGCAGAAGGTGCCGTTCATGCTGCTCGCGGGCGAGCGGGATGTCGCGGCGGGCGCGGTGAGCTTCCGGTTCCGCGACGGCACCCAGGTCAACGGCGTGCCGGTCGCGGACGCGGTGGCCACCATCGTGGCCTGGATCCGGCACCGGGAGAACGCGTCACCGACCGCTGAGGGCTTCGAGATCAAGGGCGCAGGATGA
- a CDS encoding Dabb family protein, with the protein MIYHGNRFTLRADATPEAIEEALESLRNQGRVIPAVKSFVVGPDFGGEYEWGAVFAVEDLDGYWEYLIHPAHRNTDRVGLPLVDKFASFDITDDPDPEMGKKIAELHRRRYASDPELTRLVSDLGEYLGSAAPGKHGE; encoded by the coding sequence ATGATCTACCACGGCAACCGCTTCACCCTCCGCGCCGACGCCACCCCGGAGGCGATCGAGGAGGCCCTCGAGAGCCTGCGCAACCAGGGCCGGGTCATCCCCGCGGTGAAGTCCTTCGTCGTCGGCCCCGACTTCGGTGGCGAATACGAGTGGGGCGCGGTGTTCGCCGTCGAGGATCTGGACGGCTACTGGGAGTACCTGATCCACCCCGCGCACCGCAACACCGACCGCGTCGGCCTGCCCCTGGTGGACAAGTTCGCCTCCTTCGACATCACCGACGACCCGGACCCGGAGATGGGCAAGAAGATCGCCGAACTGCACCGCCGCCGCTACGCCAGCGACCCGGAACTGACCAGGCTGGTCTCCGATCTCGGCGAATATCTCGGGAGCGCGGCCCCCGGCAAGCACGGCGAGTAA
- the pgsA gene encoding phosphatidylinositol phosphate synthase, giving the protein MLSFFGRDTFAKATAPLGKALVSTGLTPDAVTVIGTTASIVAAVTLFPTGHLFWGTMVIWFFVMFDMLDGAMARARGGGTKYGAVLDATCDRVADGAIFGGLAWWAVYHEQHRPLFAATLVVLVTSQVISYAKARAEASGLSADGGIIERPDRLIIVLVGAGFTGIGGYWGLDWLTYAVHVAMWILAVLSIVTVFQRVLAVRRSPGARDVITPARPENPTAGTANATELPS; this is encoded by the coding sequence GTGCTGAGCTTCTTCGGCCGCGACACGTTCGCCAAAGCGACTGCGCCGCTGGGCAAAGCGCTGGTGAGCACCGGACTCACCCCGGACGCGGTGACCGTCATCGGCACCACCGCCTCGATCGTCGCCGCGGTCACGCTGTTCCCGACCGGGCACCTGTTCTGGGGAACCATGGTGATCTGGTTCTTCGTCATGTTCGACATGCTCGACGGCGCGATGGCCAGAGCGCGCGGTGGCGGCACGAAATACGGCGCGGTGCTCGACGCCACCTGCGATCGGGTCGCCGACGGCGCCATCTTCGGCGGCCTGGCCTGGTGGGCGGTGTATCACGAGCAGCATCGGCCGCTGTTCGCCGCGACGCTCGTGGTGCTGGTGACCTCGCAGGTGATCTCCTACGCGAAGGCGCGTGCCGAGGCCAGCGGACTCTCGGCCGACGGCGGCATCATCGAACGCCCGGACCGGCTGATCATCGTGCTCGTCGGTGCCGGATTCACCGGAATCGGCGGATACTGGGGACTGGACTGGCTCACCTACGCGGTCCATGTCGCGATGTGGATCCTGGCGGTGCTCAGCATCGTCACGGTGTTCCAGCGGGTGCTCGCGGTCCGCAGGTCCCCGGGCGCGCGGGACGTGATCACGCCGGCGCGGCCGGAAAACCCCACGGCGGGAACGGCGAACGCGACGGAGCTGCCGTCGTGA
- a CDS encoding bifunctional SulP family inorganic anion transporter/carbonic anhydrase, with protein MAIDNDLAPPMSPPVPAGSDRSSGQMSERVQSILRHDVPASIVVFLVALPLSLGIALASGAPVMAGLIAAVIGGVVAGLVGGSILQVSGPAAGLTVVIAESITQFGWKTTGFIVVAAGVLQILFGLSRVARAALAVAPVVVHAMLAGIGITIALQQIHVLLGGSSHSSAWKNITQLPGQLMSLHGGDAFIGAVVIAIMLGWKYMPAKVRVVPGPLVAVVGGTLLAIVLPTGAERIVLNGSLFDAIGLPELPRGDWSAVVLMIITIALIASVESLLSAVAVDKMHTGQRTNFDREMIGQGTSNVLSGLLGGLPVTGVIVRSATNVQAGARSRASSVLHGVWILVFSVALAAVVQQIPKAALAGLLIVIGTQLVKLAHIRLARRTGDLLVYVVTMLGVVFLNLLEGVLIGLALAFGLLLWRVVRVAITARQIPGSQRWMVTIDGSCTFLALPKLSAEFAKVPADADVTVEMTVDFLDHAAFEAIEDWVRQQESNGGSVDFVEIGSARMAHATAGPPSRSFGRAVLTDILGPWRRDEHDDPIAAGVAAYHRSHAHVVRPHLDELVHSQDPDSFFLTCADSRIVPNMITNSGPGDLFTVRNVGNLVPAVGDPSVDAALVFALEELNVRSIVVCGHSSCGAMMALHTGAQTGPEIDKWLTHARPSLDRMHRGHPVATAAARAGFNEVDQLSMVNVAVQVENLRRHPAVRRAVEERGVTVSGLFFDIASGRVIEVTEQGLAHIDDAAGQRVVPELV; from the coding sequence ATGGCTATCGATAACGATTTGGCCCCACCGATGTCACCACCAGTCCCCGCGGGCTCGGATCGAAGTTCCGGACAGATGTCCGAGCGTGTCCAATCGATCCTGCGCCATGACGTGCCCGCCTCGATCGTGGTCTTCCTGGTCGCGCTGCCGCTGTCCCTCGGCATCGCCCTCGCCTCCGGTGCGCCGGTCATGGCGGGTCTCATCGCCGCCGTGATCGGTGGCGTCGTCGCCGGTCTGGTCGGCGGTTCTATTCTTCAGGTGAGCGGCCCGGCCGCCGGTCTCACCGTCGTGATCGCCGAGTCGATCACCCAATTCGGCTGGAAAACAACAGGTTTCATCGTTGTCGCGGCCGGTGTGCTGCAGATCCTGTTCGGCTTGAGCCGGGTCGCGCGCGCCGCGCTTGCCGTCGCCCCGGTGGTGGTGCACGCGATGCTCGCCGGCATCGGTATCACCATCGCGTTGCAGCAGATTCATGTGCTGCTCGGCGGTTCGTCGCACAGTTCCGCGTGGAAGAACATCACCCAGCTGCCCGGGCAGCTGATGTCGCTGCACGGCGGCGACGCGTTCATCGGCGCCGTGGTGATCGCGATCATGCTCGGCTGGAAGTACATGCCCGCCAAGGTGCGGGTGGTGCCGGGACCGCTGGTCGCGGTCGTCGGCGGCACCCTGCTCGCCATTGTGCTGCCCACCGGCGCGGAGCGAATCGTATTGAACGGCTCGCTGTTCGACGCGATCGGCCTGCCGGAACTGCCGCGCGGCGACTGGTCGGCCGTGGTGCTGATGATCATCACCATCGCCTTGATCGCGAGCGTGGAGAGCCTGCTCTCCGCCGTCGCGGTGGACAAGATGCACACCGGTCAGCGCACCAATTTCGACCGAGAGATGATCGGTCAGGGCACGTCCAACGTGCTGTCGGGCCTGCTCGGCGGGTTGCCGGTGACCGGCGTGATCGTGCGCAGCGCCACCAACGTGCAGGCGGGCGCGCGCAGCCGGGCCTCCTCGGTGCTGCACGGCGTCTGGATCCTGGTGTTCTCGGTGGCGCTGGCCGCTGTCGTGCAACAGATTCCGAAGGCGGCGCTGGCCGGCCTGCTGATCGTGATCGGCACCCAGTTGGTCAAGCTGGCCCACATCCGGCTGGCCCGGCGCACCGGCGATCTGCTCGTCTACGTCGTCACCATGCTCGGCGTGGTGTTCCTGAACCTGCTCGAGGGCGTGCTGATCGGCCTCGCGCTGGCGTTCGGGCTGCTGCTGTGGCGGGTGGTGCGCGTCGCGATCACCGCCAGGCAGATCCCGGGCTCACAGCGCTGGATGGTCACCATCGACGGCTCCTGCACCTTCCTCGCGCTGCCGAAGCTGTCCGCGGAGTTCGCCAAGGTGCCCGCCGATGCCGACGTCACCGTCGAGATGACCGTGGACTTCCTCGACCACGCCGCGTTCGAGGCGATCGAGGATTGGGTGCGCCAGCAGGAAAGCAACGGCGGCAGTGTCGATTTCGTGGAGATCGGCAGTGCCAGGATGGCGCACGCCACCGCGGGCCCGCCCTCGCGCAGCTTCGGCCGTGCGGTGCTGACCGACATCCTCGGCCCGTGGCGGCGCGACGAGCACGACGACCCGATCGCGGCGGGTGTCGCGGCCTACCACCGCAGCCACGCGCACGTGGTGCGTCCGCACCTGGACGAGTTGGTGCACAGCCAGGACCCGGATTCGTTCTTCTTGACCTGCGCCGATTCGCGCATCGTGCCGAACATGATCACCAACAGCGGCCCCGGTGACCTGTTCACCGTGCGCAATGTGGGCAATCTCGTGCCTGCCGTCGGCGATCCGTCGGTCGACGCGGCGCTGGTCTTCGCGCTGGAGGAGCTGAACGTGCGCTCGATCGTGGTCTGCGGGCACTCCTCGTGCGGCGCGATGATGGCCTTGCACACGGGTGCGCAGACCGGCCCGGAGATCGACAAGTGGCTCACGCACGCGCGGCCGAGCCTGGACCGGATGCACCGGGGCCACCCGGTGGCGACGGCGGCGGCGCGCGCCGGGTTCAACGAGGTCGATCAGTTGAGCATGGTGAACGTCGCGGTGCAGGTGGAGAACCTGCGACGGCACCCGGCCGTGCGCAGGGCGGTGGAGGAGCGCGGGGTCACTGTGTCCGGCCTGTTCTTCGATATTGCCAGCGGGCGGGTCATCGAGGTGACCGAGCAGGGCCTGGCGCACATCGACGACGCGGCGGGCCAGCGGGTCGTGCCCGAACTGGTCTGA
- a CDS encoding HIT family protein yields MTERTVPDGLDELNATGEQHSIVDRGAGEPDRLQRLWTPYRMSYIAEAAATDPSSTGHPFTDIPKMSDEDGLVIARGELVYAVLNLYPYNPGHMMVVPYRKVANLEDLTDPESAELMAFTQQAIRVMKRVSRPHGFNVGLNLGGVAGGSLADHLHQHIVPRWGGDANFITVVGGAKVMPQLLRETRALLSAAWKEVD; encoded by the coding sequence ATGACCGAACGTACCGTGCCGGATGGCCTCGACGAACTGAACGCCACCGGTGAGCAGCACAGCATCGTGGATCGCGGTGCGGGCGAACCGGATCGGTTACAGCGCCTGTGGACGCCGTACCGGATGTCCTACATCGCCGAGGCCGCGGCGACCGATCCCAGCTCGACCGGGCATCCGTTCACCGACATCCCGAAGATGTCCGACGAGGACGGCCTGGTCATCGCCCGCGGCGAGCTGGTGTACGCGGTGCTGAACCTCTACCCGTACAACCCCGGCCACATGATGGTGGTGCCGTATCGCAAGGTCGCCAACCTCGAGGATCTCACCGATCCCGAGAGCGCCGAGCTGATGGCGTTCACCCAGCAGGCCATCCGGGTGATGAAGCGGGTGTCGCGGCCGCACGGGTTCAATGTCGGCCTGAATCTCGGTGGCGTGGCCGGTGGTTCGCTGGCCGACCATCTGCACCAGCACATCGTGCCGCGCTGGGGTGGTGACGCCAACTTCATCACCGTGGTGGGCGGTGCGAAGGTGATGCCGCAGCTGCTGCGCGAGACGCGCGCGCTGCTGTCGGCGGCCTGGAAGGAAGTCGACTAG
- a CDS encoding TIGR02611 family protein, producing the protein MTAELETRPTGWRAFRARIAERPTLNLVYRIGVALAGVVVLALGILAIPYPGPGWAIVFAGLGILATEFAWARRALGWLRDKYRQGMAWYSARGLAMRVFAAAATCALVVATLWILGTFGLVGSWIGVEWQWLRSPLKW; encoded by the coding sequence ATGACCGCGGAGCTGGAAACCCGACCAACAGGCTGGCGCGCCTTCCGTGCCCGCATCGCCGAGCGCCCTACGCTGAACCTGGTCTACCGGATCGGGGTCGCACTCGCCGGTGTCGTGGTGCTCGCGCTCGGCATCCTGGCGATTCCTTACCCCGGTCCCGGCTGGGCGATCGTCTTCGCCGGACTGGGCATCCTCGCTACCGAATTCGCCTGGGCGCGCCGGGCACTCGGCTGGCTGCGCGACAAGTACCGGCAGGGTATGGCGTGGTATTCCGCTCGGGGTCTCGCCATGCGGGTGTTCGCGGCGGCCGCCACCTGCGCGCTGGTCGTCGCGACGCTCTGGATATTGGGCACGTTCGGGTTGGTCGGCAGCTGGATCGGAGTCGAGTGGCAATGGTTACGCAGTCCCCTGAAGTGGTGA
- a CDS encoding (2Fe-2S)-binding protein, translating to MNTVPGRSLTQPQWLAARIAEMGHSWGTTSPRIAGTLWWCMVASALVEQVARAYAQGQPAVEPVLDRFDCEIRPDGGVERIHVLAAPDPAAEPGAALRETLAAVIGPVAEVSGAGVPALWAIVADAVGNRALDAGDAEAGSRLAAEIGAKLPKPRFVEVGGRTFVKRISCCLVYEVPNCEMCTSCPKRPAAERAALLEELATDD from the coding sequence GTGAACACCGTCCCCGGTCGATCGCTGACGCAGCCGCAGTGGCTGGCCGCGCGGATCGCGGAGATGGGGCATTCCTGGGGGACCACCTCGCCGCGGATCGCGGGCACGCTGTGGTGGTGCATGGTCGCCTCCGCGCTCGTCGAGCAGGTCGCGCGGGCCTACGCGCAGGGACAGCCCGCGGTCGAGCCGGTGCTGGACCGCTTCGACTGCGAGATCCGGCCCGACGGCGGCGTGGAACGCATTCATGTGCTGGCCGCGCCGGACCCGGCGGCCGAGCCCGGCGCGGCGCTGCGGGAAACCCTTGCGGCGGTGATCGGCCCGGTCGCCGAGGTGTCCGGCGCGGGCGTGCCCGCGCTGTGGGCGATCGTCGCCGACGCGGTCGGGAATCGGGCCTTGGACGCGGGCGACGCGGAGGCAGGCAGCCGGCTGGCCGCCGAGATCGGCGCGAAGCTGCCGAAACCCCGGTTCGTCGAGGTCGGCGGCCGCACGTTCGTCAAGCGGATCTCCTGCTGCCTGGTCTACGAGGTCCCCAACTGCGAGATGTGCACCAGCTGCCCGAAGCGCCCCGCCGCCGAGCGGGCCGCGCTGCTGGAGGAGCTGGCCACCGACGATTGA